CTGCTTCCGCGGATTCCAGGCGTGGACGATCGCCACCGCCTGCGCAGCGTCCCTGGCTGGTGCTCCGCCTTCGCGGCCGCCGTGCACCCCGGCCCAATGCACGGTGGCCAGCAGCTCCATTCCGTACGGCGTCTCGAACCCCTCGATCAGCGCCACCACGCGCTCCAGGCGGCGCCGCGAATCGGAATCAACGTCAAGGTATGCCTCCGCGGCTTCCACCGCGTCGGGGAGGAGCTCGATCTCGGCATCCGGGCGCTGGCTGTCGCCATAGCCGCGGACGTAGTGGCCCTCCATCGCCTCGAGCACCTTGTTCAGGTTGTGGGCGTAGGGTCCGTATATGCCCGGCTCGTACTTCAGCCGAAGCGGCTCGCCGGCGGCCTGCAGAAAGTACGCTAGCTTCTGCACCTCGAGCAGCGTCCTGCTGTAGTCCAGCGCCTCGTAGCTCTCCATCAGCTTGATGAAGAGCGCCCTGGAGGCGGTCATCTTCGGCTTTTCGGTACGCACCGGCATCGCCTTCGCGGCAGGCGCGCCGGACGGTTCGTACAGGAGCACCTCGACGTCCGGAAGAGCGGTGAAGGCGGCCTCGATCTTCGGCCTCACCTCTGCCCAGTCGAGCCCGCCGAGCCCGCACCCGAGCGGCGGCACCGCGATGCTCCGGATGCCGCGCTCCCGGACCTCCTCCACCAGCGCGGTGAGCCCGGTCTCGATGTCCTCCATGCGCGAGTCGCCCCGCCAGTGCCGCTTCGTGGGGAAGTTGATGACGTAGCGGGGATGGATGAGCATCCCATGGTCGTGTACCAGCATGCGTCCCGGCGCGACCATGTTCGCGTTGCACGCAGCCTCGTACGCCTTGTAGTTGGCGGGGAACGCCTGCTTGAACTGGAGCGCGATCCCCTTACCCATGACGCCGACACAGTTCACCGTGTTGACCAGGGCTTCGACCGGAGCCTCCAGCAAGTTCCCATGCGCAGTCCGAATCACGTCGCCGGCTCCTCGTCAGTAGTACCAGTTCCGCTTGGTCAGCACCCGCGGCGCATGCGCACCCGGGTAGTTGCCGAGCGTCTCCTCGACCTGCCCCTTCACCCTCCCATTCAACACCGCGATACCGCGGATCGCACTCCACGGCAGGTGCTCCCATACCAGGAACTCGGCCTGCTTCCGCCGCATGCGGTCATTGTCGTCTGGCGTGTCCCTCCAGTACCGCTCGCCCACCAGGCTCCAGTCCACTTCGCTGAGCTTCGCCAGGTCATCGTACCAGCTGGTCATCGCGGCCAACCCATGCCCGTCGGCAAACACCCAGGGGCGCCGCGCCTCCAACACTCGCTCGACCGTGGTGACCAGATACACCAGCGGAGCCTGTCCCTGTTCGTACCCCGCAACCCGGCTCGTGTGCAGGTTGAGCTGCATCACCGAGAGCGGACCAAAGTAGAACGGCACGTAGTCGTGGATCGTCCCGCCGGGGCCACACGGCACTCGCCGCACGCTTCGGTTCGACTGCACCGCGGTGTTGTGGATCGTACGGTACGGCAGGCCGTCCGCGGGCGTGGAGTTGGGAGCGTGCAGCGCACCGCGCTGGATCAGCGTCGGAAGGTTGTCCACATGCACGATGCGGTACAACCGGGTCGGTTTGGGCACCTCGCTCGATCCAGTCACCTCCCGCGTCCCCCTGGATGTGAGCCCCCGCGCGCACGCCCGCCGATCACGTGCCGGCGCGAAGATGAGCCGCTCGCCCGACGTGACGCAAGGGCGGTGCGAAGGCATCACACAGAGGGCGCAGAGGGGAACTACAAGCCGCGGAGAAACCTCTTCTCGGTTCTCTCCGTACCCTCTGTGTCTCTGTGTGAGGCCATGCAGTTCTTGACCTGAGCGCGAAGCCGCGGCCATACTGCGGAAGCGGCCGTATAAACCTTTTGCGCGTTCCAGGTATCATACGAGTTGTGGACGCCGCGCACTCCCATTTTCTACATTGTAGAAACCCTCCGATGCCCCGTATCGATTCCGATCTCCCGCGCGTTCCCGCCGCGCTGCTGCGCCTGCTGCTGCCGTACGCGGAGCGGCAGGAGGTGCTGGGCGACCTGGCGGCGGAGCACCGGGAGCGCGTGCAGTCGCAGGGGCGGCGGGCGGCGGGGCGGTGGGTGTGGCGGCAGGTGCTGGCCTCCGCGCCGGAGCTGGCGGGGCGGGGATGGTGGCGCGGCTGGAACGGGTTCGAGCCGCGGGCGAACTGGGATCAACCGAGGGGAGCCATGTTCCAGGACTGGGGTCAAGACGTGAAGTTCTCGCTGCGCCGCCTGCGGAAGCGCCCCACCTACACGGCGCTCACGGTGCTCACGCTCGCGCTGGGCGTGGCGGGCACGGCGGCGGTGTACGGCATCGCCAAGCGGCTGCTGCTGGAGCCGCTCCCCGTGAAGGCGGAGCAGGAGGTAGCGGTGTTCTGGGCCGAGGGCGGCTGGTCCGAGGCCGAGTTCCTCCAGCTGCGCCCCACCATCCAGGGCTTCCAGCACCTCGCCGCCTTCCGCGCGCGCGACGTGCCGATGCAGCTCGGCGACGCGCCCGCTCAGCTGGTGAAGGGGGTCGCCGGGACGGCGGAGCTCTTCCAGGTGCTGGGCGTCAGG
The nucleotide sequence above comes from Longimicrobium sp.. Encoded proteins:
- a CDS encoding macro domain-containing protein, with protein sequence MIRTAHGNLLEAPVEALVNTVNCVGVMGKGIALQFKQAFPANYKAYEAACNANMVAPGRMLVHDHGMLIHPRYVINFPTKRHWRGDSRMEDIETGLTALVEEVRERGIRSIAVPPLGCGLGGLDWAEVRPKIEAAFTALPDVEVLLYEPSGAPAAKAMPVRTEKPKMTASRALFIKLMESYEALDYSRTLLEVQKLAYFLQAAGEPLRLKYEPGIYGPYAHNLNKVLEAMEGHYVRGYGDSQRPDAEIELLPDAVEAAEAYLDVDSDSRRRLERVVALIEGFETPYGMELLATVHWAGVHGGREGGAPARDAAQAVAIVHAWNPRKQRILKPRHVATAWDRLTSLGWLDTPSNIKRAQSTTLL
- a CDS encoding DUF4433 domain-containing protein is translated as MTGSSEVPKPTRLYRIVHVDNLPTLIQRGALHAPNSTPADGLPYRTIHNTAVQSNRSVRRVPCGPGGTIHDYVPFYFGPLSVMQLNLHTSRVAGYEQGQAPLVYLVTTVERVLEARRPWVFADGHGLAAMTSWYDDLAKLSEVDWSLVGERYWRDTPDDNDRMRRKQAEFLVWEHLPWSAIRGIAVLNGRVKGQVEETLGNYPGAHAPRVLTKRNWYY